The nucleotide sequence TTACCTTAACAATATATTCAAGTTTGATCAAAAAAACAGTATCATTATAAATAAATGCGTGTCAATAAACTGAAGTGTAGAAAGTACTTTAATGTCATTGTAGAAAGGGCCTAGAAAGAGATAATTTCTTTATAGTTTTCTGAAATAGAGAACAGCACATGAAATACTAACATCTATTTAAGTTTATCATAAACAAAAACTAATTAATTTTTAACTAAATTTAAAAAACTGACACTGTGGTTCGAGATAAATCGCGCCCATTATAATAGAGAGACTATATTTATGAATGATCAAAACCTCAATTTCAAGGCTTACAATGAGCATTATAGTTATTTCCAGCAGTTGCTCCGAACAAACAATATCAAGGATGTTGCTCCAGAAAAAATAGAAAAAAAACATTTTCCGGATGTAAAACAATATGAGGCTCTTTTAAAAATTACGCCTGGTATCATTCTCCTTGTTGATTACTCACAACATAGCTATTTATATCATTCTGAAAATATATCTTTACTGGACCTTGATATTGATTTGATGTATCAGTTTGGAACTACCTACACCTTTTCTCTCTTCCAGAAAGATCACTACGAAATTATGCGCAGTCATATTTTTCCTGAAGTTTACAAGCTCTTCGGTGAATATATTATGAAGGGTGAATGCCATAACCTTCGAATTGCCTATTGCAATAAAATGAGGACACCTTCCGGAGAATATAAATGGTTTATGCATCACCTAAGTGTATTAACCTCTCGTAAAAATGAGCCTGTCGTGGGTTTAAAACATATGATTGAAATAGATCATTTCAAAAAAGATAATGTGATTGACTTTGCCGCGTACATCGTTAATCCTGACAATACGCAAAGCACAATTCTTAAAAAATCGATTAATCCGGATGAAGAATATACTCTGTCTAAAAGGGAAAAAGAAGTTATGGTATTATTGGCTCAGGGTAAGACAAGTAAACAGATTGCGCTTGAGTTAAATATAAGTCATCATACTGTTAACAACCATAGAAAAAAGATGCTTCAGAAAACGAATACAGCTAATGTAACTGAGTTGATGAGTGTGGCTTCTCAAAGGTTAAAATAGCATTTTTACGAATGTCTATCTTAGTGTTTAATACATTGCAATTCTAATTTTAATAAAATGAAACCATTAAACAACTACGTAGAAATCTATAAAGAACAACTTGACAAAGGGGATATTCAGGAAGCATATGGCAGACTGGTGAAATTTGTAATGAAATTGAATTCTTCTTTTTCTAATGATTTAGCTGATAGATACTCTTTTGGAAACCTATTTCAAGGTTATATGGATTATACATACTTCTATTTCAGCGATGACTTTCTAAAGAAACGAAAACTTCGTTTTGGGTTAGTATTAAACCATTCCAAAATGAGATTTGAAATTTGGTTGCTAGGCCAGAATATAAAAGTTCAGGAAAAATATTGGCAAATATTAAAAGACACTAAATGGAATAAAAACAGAACAAGCAGACCTCAATATTCTGTACTTGAAGCTATAATACTCGAGAATCCAGACTTTAATAATTTAGATAAACTCACTCAGCAACTTAAAAAGTCATTGATTAAATTCACAGATGAAATAACTGAACATATCCAAAACTGCAAGTTGGCATAACTTCTCTGTGGTAAAGATGGGACGAACATTTACATTCTGAAAATTCAAAATAATCACAAAGGATATGATGTTTACATATCCTTTATGATTATTAACATTAGCGATTAATTACATCCCTACAATTCCACCTAAACCTGCAGCTATGCCAGATACTACCAGCATTGCAAATAACCACCATCCTGCTTCAGCTGCAAGCTTTCTAGTGTTCTCCGCTTGTTCTAAGGCAAACTCACTAGCTTCTCTTGTTTTACGCCTAATTAAATCCTCTGCTTGATCCACTCTCTGAACTGTATCTGATTTTACATCTTCGAATTTTCGAACTACGTTATTTATTTCAGATTTATTCAATGCTCCGCTAGCAGTTAAAAGTCCAACCAAAGTATTTGTATCCATTTGATTCAACTTCATCTTTAATACCTTTGGTGCCAATCTCGGATTCTGAATCATAAAAATGAGTTCTTTCTTCAAAAGATTATAATCCAATTCAGGTCGATCTATTCTTCTAAACAAATTTTGAAATTTACCTTCTAGTTTGTTCATGTATTCATCCTTTTTTGATGCAAGAGTTTCCTTAACCTGCTCCTTCGTTTCTTCTAATTTGGGTTTAACTATTTCTTTAATTTTAGATGACCGCAATATGGAATTCAAAGCATCTTCCAATTTATCTGCAACATTCAAAGCTTCAGATCTACTTACCCCTTTTTGTTCAGCGACTGCAGTAGCGATGTCATTCTTATCAAATAACTTCCCTTGACTCTTTATTTTTGCAACATCTACATCGTGACTAAATATTTCATCGATCTCTGCTCTCACAATTTCTGGATCAGTGTCAATTGGATTTCTATCCATAACATAATGTTCCATCTCATCTTTTATTTTGGGCAGGTACTCTTCTTTAAATTTAGGAATATATTCTTCCTTAACTTTTGGTAAAACTTCTTCCTTTACATATTCTGAAGCTTTAGATCCAAGCCCCCCTGCCTGTCTGGAAACTCCTGACAATCCTACTCCTGAAAGCGCGCTTTCAAATATTTTATCTAAACTGGATACATCAGTTCTACTGAAAGCAGGCTCCTTCTCAGCTACTTTAATAAATAGTTCCCTGATGTCAGGAGAAACACTACCTTTTTGCTCTATTTTTATCTCATTTAATAGTTCAGCAAGTTCTCTCCTAAACTGATGGGTATCAAACTTTGGTCTTATCTTTTCAATGACATTATCAAACTTCGCACTCATTCCAGGATCTTCCACTAATTGATATACTTCCTCTTTAATTTTCTCAACTACATTACTGTCTCTTTCACTCTGAGACTCATGGCTGGAAAATATTGATCCTGCACCTGAAATTCCTGATTTTATAGCATTGATTGCAGCTCCCCAAACACCACTGATAATGGAACCAAGTGCTCGACTCTCAAGATAAATCATAGTCATACTGAATACAGCCCAAATTACAAGGCCTAGAGTAAAACCTATAGCGTTACTTTCTATCAGTGACAATTTAACAGCTAACATACAAGCGAGAAATAGAGATATAGCCCCTGTGACCAATGTCCATCCGCCTGCCAAAGACATAAATTTGGATGCTACATTTTTAGACTCTTTTTTTTCATCTGGTTCTTCTTCGCTATATCTTTCTCTTTTATTATCTAAATAAGTATTACGCAGAAACCTTTCTGTTTTCTGTTTGATATTACCAATTGATGTGATACCTAATGCTACTGATAAATTTGTCAGTATAAACTGGAAACCCAGTGCCATTAACACTCCTGCCACAATAGTTACAAGAAAGTTTGGATTAGTTATCATTTCTGAATCCAGCAAAGATGAATTGGGACCCAGATCAGATTGGCCATATGTATTTATTGCCAGGACAATTCCAGCTAAAAGTGAAATTAATCCTATAATAGTCTTTTTCATAAATTTTATTATTCAAGTAAATAATATGTCTACTTCAAAACTGCTGTCTTTTTAATATCGTTCGCATATTTATTGAACAAGAGATAACAATTAATCTGTTTTGTATTAGAAAGATGATCTTTTTAAAAAAAATAGAGTCATACTATAATTTTTATATAACATAATAGTGTACCAAGTTCATAAACATTTGTAAAATTAAAATTCATCACATCTAACTTAATTTTTAGCAAACATGTAACAAGCTTTAAGGTTAGTCTAATCTTGATTCTCAACATGATTAAGCATGAAAAAAGAAGATGTGCACCTGTACGATTGGAAAAGAATTTTAATCGGAGAAGCACCCTGGTCCTTTATGCTCGAAGTGTTTATCCGAACAATTATTATTTATATATTTTTAATTATTGCCATGAGAATAATGGGAAAAAGGATGTCTGCTCAACTTTCTATTTTTGAACTTGCAATTGTAGTAATGTTAGGAGCAATTATATCTATACCTATGCAAGTTCCTGACTATGGATTATTAGTAGGTATATTCATCCTTATTATCGCAGTCTTTCTGCACAGACTCATAAATATTATTTCTCTGAAGAATCCATTTTTTGAAAAGCTTACGCAAGGAGAATCATCTACAATTCTGAAAAATGGAGAATTGCAACTAGGGGAAATGAAAAAAGTTTCCTTGTCAAGGGAAAACTTATTTGCCAATTTGAGAAGTAAAAATGTGCAACATCTCGGACAAATAAGCAGAATATATTTAGAACCTACAGGCAACATAAGTATTTTTAAATTCAAGGATATCCATCCTGGATTATCAATTATGCCAGATAGTGACATTGATTTAAAAGGGCATAGCAATATATCGAGCAATTATTTTGCATGTATTAGCTGTGGCAGAGTTGAACAAGGAAAAATATTCTCTAACCAAAAATGTATCAATTGTGGAAGTAAACAGTGGACTGAAGCAATACAATAAATGAAGCCTGAAGAAATTCATTTATACGATTATATCCGAATCCTTTTTGGTGATGTACCCTATGAATATTTTATTGAAGCTTTAGTTAGAATTCTTTTTACATTTACGATCCTGATAATTTCCCTCAGACTAATGGGAAGAAGAATGGCAGCTATGCTGGATATGCATGAACTTTCCGGTCTTGTAGCTCTCGCTGCTGGAATTGGTGTCCCCTTAGGATCACCTGACAGAGGATTATTACCAACAGCAATAATTGCGACAATAGTAATTTGCATGCAAAGATTAATTTTTTCCATCGGTTTTAAAAACAAAAAAATAGAGTTGCTTTTGCACGGAGATATGTCCCTTTTAATTGAAGACGGCACAATAAACCTTACAAATTTAAAGAAGACACTTATTTCAAGAAATCGGATATATGCACAATTAAGATCATTCGGAATCAAAAATATGGGAGAAGTTCAAAGGCTTTATATTGAAAACAATGGTGGCTTTACTCTGATGAAGAATGATGGGCGTTCCCCTGGCCTGTCTATCATACCTAAATATGATATACAATTTGAACAATCAGAAATGAAGCATATTAAAGACACATGTTCTTGTACAATTTGCGGATATACTCGGAAATTAAATGAAGGTTTCGAAAAATGTAACAATTGTGGAAATAATGATTGGGAAGAATCAGTTGTTGAAAATAATCAGGAAAACTTCTGATTTAACCCTCTCTTAAAAAGTTCTCTTTGACAAATACTCACCGAATATTCTTATTGCACATTCTG is from Sporocytophaga myxococcoides DSM 11118 and encodes:
- a CDS encoding DUF421 domain-containing protein encodes the protein MKPEEIHLYDYIRILFGDVPYEYFIEALVRILFTFTILIISLRLMGRRMAAMLDMHELSGLVALAAGIGVPLGSPDRGLLPTAIIATIVICMQRLIFSIGFKNKKIELLLHGDMSLLIEDGTINLTNLKKTLISRNRIYAQLRSFGIKNMGEVQRLYIENNGGFTLMKNDGRSPGLSIIPKYDIQFEQSEMKHIKDTCSCTICGYTRKLNEGFEKCNNCGNNDWEESVVENNQENF
- a CDS encoding DUF7000 family protein, with the translated sequence MKPLNNYVEIYKEQLDKGDIQEAYGRLVKFVMKLNSSFSNDLADRYSFGNLFQGYMDYTYFYFSDDFLKKRKLRFGLVLNHSKMRFEIWLLGQNIKVQEKYWQILKDTKWNKNRTSRPQYSVLEAIILENPDFNNLDKLTQQLKKSLIKFTDEITEHIQNCKLA
- a CDS encoding helix-turn-helix transcriptional regulator, which codes for MNDQNLNFKAYNEHYSYFQQLLRTNNIKDVAPEKIEKKHFPDVKQYEALLKITPGIILLVDYSQHSYLYHSENISLLDLDIDLMYQFGTTYTFSLFQKDHYEIMRSHIFPEVYKLFGEYIMKGECHNLRIAYCNKMRTPSGEYKWFMHHLSVLTSRKNEPVVGLKHMIEIDHFKKDNVIDFAAYIVNPDNTQSTILKKSINPDEEYTLSKREKEVMVLLAQGKTSKQIALELNISHHTVNNHRKKMLQKTNTANVTELMSVASQRLK
- a CDS encoding DUF421 domain-containing protein, coding for MKKEDVHLYDWKRILIGEAPWSFMLEVFIRTIIIYIFLIIAMRIMGKRMSAQLSIFELAIVVMLGAIISIPMQVPDYGLLVGIFILIIAVFLHRLINIISLKNPFFEKLTQGESSTILKNGELQLGEMKKVSLSRENLFANLRSKNVQHLGQISRIYLEPTGNISIFKFKDIHPGLSIMPDSDIDLKGHSNISSNYFACISCGRVEQGKIFSNQKCINCGSKQWTEAIQ